Below is a genomic region from Gasterosteus aculeatus chromosome 2, fGasAcu3.hap1.1, whole genome shotgun sequence.
GGAGCGAACAAAGAGCGTCTATTCCTGGTTGGCGACTACTCTTCCTCAGCGGAGTTCTTCGTCACCATCGCTGTCTTTTCCTTCCTCTACTCAATGGCCGCCCTCTCTGTCTACTGTTTCATACTGGAGAAGTACCGTGAAAACTGCAAGGGGGCCCAGATTGTGAGTTCTGTGATGCCTTACAAATATGATAAAAGTCCAACAACCGGTGTTACAGTAAATAACTTGTTAATTCTGTTGGTATTAACGATGTTGATGTTGTCTTGCGGATCCCCAGGACTTTGTTGTGTCTGCGGTATTTGCCTTCATGTGGCTGGTGTCTTCGTGTGCTTGGGCTAAAGGCCTGTCGGATGTGAAAACAGCCACCGATCCAGAGAAGGTCATCACTCTCATCACGGCCTGTGACGAACCAGAGAACCGCTGCCGCGAAGTCCACGACCCCAAGGTCTCCGGCCTCAACACCTCCGTGGTAGGAACCCCCGATTGCGTCACGCTGAACCGCACTGAAGCGCTTGCCGTGAGATCAGTACATTTCCTAACTCCAAACACCCCTCCGCTCCACAGGCCTTTGGCTTCATCAACCTGATCCTGTGGATCGGAAACCTGTGGTTCGTGTTCAAGGAGACCGGCTGGATGGCCGCTCTCTCTGGAACATATGTGCCATCACAGGAAAAGCCGCCCGCCCCCGATTCCTTTGCCCAGGGAGGATACGCCCAGCAGGACCCCTACGCCGGCTCCCAGGGAGGATACCAGCCCGAATACGGGCAGCAGGGAGGCTACACTGAGGAGGGAGGGTACAGCCAGGGCTATGAGCAGCAgcccacctccttctccaaccAAATGTGAGCCTGTCCAGCCAAACCACAGCAGGATGGTGAGTGTAAACATGTGTGGGGCGTACTGACTGGGTGCATTAAAAACGGGTCACTATACTGTATGTCTTTGAGGTGGTGATCTAAGTCTAACGGTGTTTTTATGAGGCATATAATGATATCTGCTGAATATCGACCTCACCTTAATTTAAATGGTTTATCTGGGTTGCTATTTCTATGGCGTGCACAGTTCTGCTTCTACGCCGATAAAGACCAATCATTTTTCATCTCATTCTATCTCTTCTATTGAGGGGCTTTACTGTAAATGTCAGTTTGTAATTAACAAGCGATAcatacaaaatattaaataaaataaatagaagtAAAAACTAGACACTAGAAAACTAGTCATTTTCAGCCGTTGCTATGGTTACTGAATATGGTCACAAAGGAGCAACTTCAAAAGGCATTTCTAAAGTGTCCATAGCAGCTTTGACTTCCTGCATTCGTCCAGCCAAAGCTTTGTTTGTACATTCAACATGCAATTAATGCGATCATACGTTTGCCGTGTGCTTAATATGATCCTTGCCTCCCCAGGTTGAGCTCGTGATGTTGGAGTGTGGCTCTCGACCACCACCTGCATTTCCACACtcctctgtttgtctgtttgtgtatcTGTGAGTTGacaggcggagggagggaggcatgtgggacacaaactgGTGAAGCCTGGGGAGGGGGACAATATCGGGGGGGATGAGGGTCTTTGCTGTAACATGATGTTTATTCTCGTGATGTATTTAACTGTAGAAGACAACGGGGGATTGTCTGTTTGGTTATACGAGAAAAACTTGAATACAAATACCAAAACATTCGTTTTCGCAAACATTTAAGAGAAATCTTCTAATGGAAAAGAATTACAttcaaaaaaaagttgtagtAATATTTAACTTGAGAGAATGTATTTGTCTGTGCTGTGTAAATATCAACATGctgatatatataaatatgattaTATGTACACAGTTGAATAATTGTGCACTCCATAAAAGTTGTTATACAACAAATGTTGAGCACAGAGTTATTCAATTGCATTTACTTTGGTTCTGTTTAGGAGCTCACATAGTTTAGCCTTTGCCCCCTCAATCCCCTTAAATTATTCACACTATCAGTTTGTCATATATTCACCTCAGAATCTATACAAatattttacttcattttttcTCATTGAGAAAGGGGCTAAAGGTTAATTAAAATACGGTGGCAATTGTGGAAAGAAGATAATCAATTTAAACAGTGAGACTAAGAGTAATTTATTATAACATAGTATATAGATGATAGTAGTGGGTTTTAAGTAggttgttttaatttaatttatgttTTGTACGTATTTATCCATCAAATATCACTTGTCAAGCAAGGAGGAATTCCTGTGATACACAGAAGATTTTAAATCCTGACATATAAGATCAGAAATGACATACGGTCATGACAATTAGTGAGCATGGTACTATCTCATATTTGTTGTGCTGTTTCTGAAACTGCTATAGTGTGCTATCAGTATGAAAATTGTGAATCTGGGGCCAGTGAACATCAGATTTAgcgacgtgtgtgtttgtttatttgttctgATTTATGTATTGGCATCAGTTTCCTTTCGTCTATGAACCCTCGTCCTGTTTCGATTGCCTGTTATGTGGTCCGGAAAGTTGCGAGATAGAGTCATACATAGTTTTCTAAATGGTGTTTCTATCACACTGTAATCAGTGACCTACATCCTCACGTTAACATTAACTTGGCAAATGAGAATAAAGTACATTAAAGACATTGCATAGTACAACACATATTATTCCGAGGCGCTCTGAACAATATGGATCCACGTGTACTTCTCCTGCATCCTCGATCCTTTATCTCCTCTCTTTCGGAAGGTGGACTTACTGCATGCGTCCTCGTATCCTGAAGCACCCCGAAACATGTTGGAGAGACAGAAGCTTAAAGCTGCAGGAAAGTTAGAACACACAGTAACGCTGTGCTATGTTTTTTGATCCATCATCGCGGTTGAAGCTCggcacacacagcagctctgctATATTCTACGCAAAGCACAAAGTAGGTGCTGCAATAATAACTTCCATTGCAGATATAAATACTCATCCTACTGCCAGTCCTTTGTTTGGATATACACGATTGCCGAAGGGTAAGAGATGTGTTTTGACTGGTAGTTTTGCTTCCACAGGACTCATCAGGATGAATTGTTGTACATCTCCAGTATTTATTGAACCAATGCACAGCCTTGGTTTCATCTTTTTGGCTTTGTTTTAAATCAGGGTTCTTTGATTCAGGCGTGTAGAAGCACCTggctttctctcttcctctagtcccccccacctctgttgttttcctctctctctctgtctttctctctttcactgTAGCTCCTATAAATATGCTGAAATGAAATATACTCTGTTGTTAGTGGTGAATGATGTCTTGTGATACTCTCTCTACGCCTTTGGATAGTGCTGTGTTTATTGTGTATGATGTATTCATATTAGTATTTATGATAATGATaagtcagagaaaaaaaatatccaaGACTCTCCAAAATTCTGCTGTATTCTTATTATATGGGATCCatgtgaaacaaaatgaaataaacttgCGATTATTCTGTTCAAGGTTAAAATGTGCGCTTTTGTTCATAGGCTGATTGTCTGTCTGTTTACTTGTTTGAGCTACGTTTAGTAGTAATATATTTCAAGTAGcttatattttttatgaataacTGTGAGCAAGAGATTACATAAATCAGAGCTGTTAAAAACAGAGCgaagcaacaacaaacaagGGTGTAATAAAACCTTGGAACATATTCTGTCGATTTAGTGATAGTGGCATAGAAAAAGTGGCTATTTAGATGGCCTGACATATTTCTAAAAACTGAGGCCCTAAACATCATTGCGGGCAGGCTGTGAGCCGTATGTTTGTCACGTACTGAATACTAAACCACAACGTGATTTACGGTTCTCTGAATCTACGTGGTTGAAATAAAGTCCCCCCCACCTCAAATTAAGGTAGGATGCTTCACTGACTATTAACAATATCACTACTCTCAGTTAGTCTGAAGGTAAATATACCTCAATACAGAAATATCGGTCACTTCATTAAAAAGGAATAATCCTAAATGTTATTGTACTTTTAAAGAGCGTACACGTATtcacaacaaaatgcaaaaacgaaaaaagaacatttccttTCGCATTGAGACGTTGCAACAGGTCTTTCCTATTTTTTACGACGGTCCCCTGAACGCAGCACTGCTCGACTCCGCGCGGTGCCACAGTTGTCAACGCAACGGCAGTTCCTCCCAAGGAAAAAGTGAAAGCCAACGCCCCGCCGTCAGCTCCTCgcgccctccctcctccctaccGAGCAACACCCGCCTCTGGACTGAGCGTCAACCAGGACGTTTTTCACGGGGAAGTTGATTCGTCCGagtggaaggagagaggaaaaaaaagcaacaagctAACGGTCAACGGCAGAAAGCGCGAGACTCGCAGTGGAACTTGCTTCTTTGGCGCACGGAACCCGTTTTTCCCCCCACGCTAGCAGCTCCGTCCATTAACCCCGTGTTCGTCCAACACACGGTCTGGGAAAGTGATACGTTTAGTTAACTTTATTTACAGAATGGCGGATACAACAGCGCCCAGCGCCGGTGCCAGCTGCTTGGAGAGGCTGAAGAATTACGTGAAGACCCCGAAGGGGTTCATCCTCTCAGCGGAGATAGTAAGTCCACTGACCTGCGCACTAAGGGGACAAACATGTCGCGTTTAGCCCGCACGACCTGCTCACGAAGACCCATGTTTTTAAGAACGCGTAACTAGCACATCGTAAATCGCACGCATTTCAATGTAGACTTCGTGCCTGTTATTGATCGCTGTCGCCATTATGCTGGATAGAATGGAAAAGtcgtttgttcttttttttttgagtcaCCAATGCTTCGGTATTTATGCAGTTAAAGCTGTGCTCTTCTCGTTAGGGGAGGGTGGATAGAtcgatactttattgatccctcaagagggaaattttggcaCGTAAGCACGTGGTcccgggggggttgaggggtCACGGGGAGAGGTTAACGTCAGGAGTTTCCACCTGTTGAGTGTGCGTCACAGTTTTTCTCTCGTTTGACACCAAAGAGCCACATGCTGAGGGTCCACTCGCATGGTGGTCTCCTTTTTCTACTTGCATGTAACGTCAGTCTGCACACTGCGTGTGGGCAGCGAGCCTTAATATGGTCACAAGAAAATTATGCAATTTCTATTATTATTCCTGCAAGTATAAAATACTCGTAACGTGAGTTTTTTTCTCGCATACCTCGCTCTAGTTAAGGTGATTAATTATATACCCATAAGAAACATCAAAGCAAGGCGTGAATCCTAATAGTCAGTAAGGTTGGAGTGTGGTTTCAAGTGTTCCACTTCCTGTCGAGATACAACATCTTCCGGTCTAGGAAGTATCTTATTTAAACTGTCTTTGATAACTGTTTTCACATCATtgccttttgttttgcatttcacaGCTGTGTGTTCTCTCTACACATGACTCGCTTTGACCTTAAATACTAACTATAATAACTTATTCATTCATATAGgttttacaaatatttcatCAGATTCTCACTAATCACatagcaaacattttctcacagTAGCTTAGGGAGTTCTTGTAATCTAATTGTCCTTCTGTGTTATTGTGTGCCCGGCGTTTTTAAAGGTTCTGCTCTCATAACTCACTGCGCACACTTTAACTTGGGCTTTCAGACGTTGGTGTTCAGTGGTCCACTGtaaggatttttctttttttttccagaagtAATGGAAATTCCAGCCTGTGTGTGAAGGTTGTTCCTGGGAACAAAGAATGCGTGGATTTCTTAGCACACATCCTTTGGCGCTCCAGTGAAAACACTCAGTAGTTTGTTGTATCCTCACACAAGTCATGGTTTTGCTGGAAGCCGACAAACCTTAAAGGAAGTCATCAGTGATTGTGTATGTCTGAAATAGCTGGCAGTGCAGGGAGAGGCCCGTGGGAGTGAAACCGGAAGACAACTGCCGTTACTGCTCGTTATGTTCCATCTATTGGGAAATGGGTTATCTGCCCACAGCAGGTTTGAGTCCTCCAGTTGATAAACCAAATCTAAAGGAATTAATTAACTCCCTGTAAATTGTGACAGCGAGGTCGTCATGGTAGTTAAAATTACTGTTGGATATTTTACTCTCGATTTTGTGAGGAGGCAAACTCGAACATGTTGGAAGCTGCAGACCAACCTAATGACCCCCGTCACACGCCCATGTAAAGTCTGTTAGTTTGTTGTGTAGCTTGGTGAAGCCAGTAGCGATAAGTCGAGATGAGTCATTCAATGAGCTAATCATTCCCGCTGCTTCTAATCTTATGAATATGTTGTGGTCACATTCTCCTAGGACTAATTGTTTTTTCAGGTGATCTCCTTTTTTGAAGAATATCTTaataaaaaagggaggaaagtaGGCAGAAGCATTACATTTGGAATATATGCCTCCATTTCATGATGAGTAAAGAAAGCGGTGGAACAAAACCGAgcattttcctctctttttctctgaaTACACTGAAGTGAGCTAAAGAAAGTgtaaaggagaaagaaaaaaaaacccccgCTAAATGTACGTGACTTCCTGAGCAACCGTTGCTGTTTGGTGTGACTAGATCTTGGCTCCAATGTTGCTGCTGACTATAATTAGCCGAGCGCTTGCTCTTTTTAAGAGCGCAGCTCATCGTGGTGATGGTGAATAGATCTACAAAGCGGACCCACGCGCACAGATCTACCGCTGTGGAAGCCACAAAGGTGTCAACACCTCGCAGCCTTTCTTGTTGAGAGGGACTCTTGTTGCAGTGGCTGTTTCTCTGTGTGAAGGCCTCTTCAGTGGCCGCTGGCCTGTATAAAGCCGCTTTTGTGTAGGACCTCGGCCTTGGCCGCCCAGCTACTCTACAGAGGCAGCCTGTGTCGGTCTCCAGAACACATGCGCTAGTGATGCATGTAGCCGGCTGCGTGTTTGTGGGTGACGGGAGGGGAAGCCTTAGTGACAGATGTAGGGCTTGTGTTGGTTATGTCACATGTGTATCATTTAGACTGCGGTGATTTGACACTGGCCCCTGAGaatgaaacattaaaatgtgtttaaatatatacatacattagaGTCAGGGTCTGattcattaaataaacattttatatttcacacGATTATTTGAAAATGTCTCCACACCAGGTTATTTAATTCTAACTTGTATTCTATAGAAGATTTAGAGGTTGTATTTGTGGCCCGATGATTCAATATGTACAGGGTAAAAAGAGTACAGATAAGAATAAAAATAAGAGATGTAAATTATACTGTTGAAGAGTATTAATAGTTCAATAGTGGTTAATGATAGTGCTCCAACAAAAAGCATGAGTCAATTGAAAGAAACCTATTAAAGACTTTTGAATAATACCAACATGCTGAGGtctttttacaaatattaaatacaatacaaataatcAGAAGATAGTGTATAATGAAAATGTGCTAGTGGCAGCTCTTCAGTGTTATTGGAAAACTGTTTGGGTGGCCTCGTCATTTGTAAAGCAAGTTTTTTAACTTTCCTCTCCTTCACGGCTGTCGTGCGCCTGTGTTGTGTGAATGTATCGGCCCACACTGTTTGACAGCAGCAAACAAAAGCtgtattgaaaacaaaaaggctgatAGTGGTTGACGGCGGTAGGCTGCCCGCCTCAGTTTATGATTCCTGCACGTTGGCAGCGTTTCAGCGGAATGGACTGAGAAGAATGCCCGCTGACTTCTGTTTCCTCTCGTATGGAAAAATAATATCTTGATGGAACAAACGCGTGCTGCATCTAAAGATGAGCGCAGTATGtgatagacagactgactgagtgcaTTATTGTCCATCCAGTGGTCTcactgtgcaaaaaaaaaggcatgtTATTATATGGATGGCCCCTTTTATCAGAGAGATTTACTGTCTGACCGACCGAGTGGACCAGAATCCTTTACAGCAAAGTACGACAGGAGAGGAATTTGGGCATTTGTTGCTTCTGTGTGATATATTCTCCATTCTAGAAATCATTAATCCCCAAgctctctctttccccctcgATCACTGCTAGCTGATcagtttcatcatcatcatctgctaCGGAGCGTCCCACACTGGAGGCTACTCCTCCGTGGCCATCTGCGAGATGATCTTCGCCATGGTCTTCTTCGGCATCTTCATGATGGGGATGGACAAGCAATTCCTATTGGTCAACTGGCTGTGGAGTGTGAGTCCTCTACtattgcacacacatacacactcagtGATGCAGACGTGTGAGTCATTGCTCAACACTTCATCTTCCCTCTTCTGTGCAGGATCTTTTCCGTGCCGGCATCGGTGCAGTCCTTTATTTGATTGTCTCTCTGATCAACGTGATCGGGGGGGCCGGGGACGGCGCTCGTATCGCTGGCGGGGTGAGTTGAGCTGCCGTAAAAATTGAATGTGAAAGCGTAAAATGTTATTGCTTGTTCTGACAATGATAAACTACTACGACTATCAATGAATCTGTTTTATTGTAGGTGTGGAAACTTATGATAGAAGTTTAGAGGGTTTTTTTCTGATGGGTTTTAACGAACGCACAAGGCCAGGGTCACTGAGCCACTATTGAGTAATATGAACATCTGAAATCATACATCATGCTTCCTTCCTGTTTGAGTTCTGTAAAGATCACGACCCTTTTTTACAATGTCGGACAAATAGTCCATGGGTCCTCTTAGTCCATAGTCCGTTCAGAGACACCTTGagagatattttttttaacgtgCTTGAGTTTATCATtgctgggggaaaaaaggctgcATTTGTAGACTGAGGACCACGGCGGCTGGCATCCATTTAGAGTGCTGCCAGTTTTTCTATTATTAATGCAATAAGAGTCATTGAACAAGCTTCATTGGAAATGAAAAGGAGCCAGAGTGATGTTAAAAATGTGCACAAAAGAACTGTGGGTAACACTGTATGAAAAGAAAGATGCCTGTAGTGTAAATGCCATTAGCACATGTGCACTTCTGTGGTATAATTTCACAATTATTTCCCCCACCACGACCTTTCTCTTATCTTGTGCGAACCCAGGCCGCCCATTTTTACGTCTGCTCATTTCCTGATACATACGCATAAGTTTGAGACTACTAAAGGCATCGCAGCTTTGACCCAAGGGAATAAAGATGTTTTCTGGTCTTAGATCAgagtttaatatatatttttttttacattgatcAATACTTATGTTCATGTTTACTGTGAATGACTATTTTTATGATTCTGATCCTGGGTTATTATTCCTTTTCAGGTATTTGGTTTGATCGCTGGTCTGCTGTTCGCCTATGACACCTACACCATCTACATGGAAGTCAAGAGTACCAGGCAGCACACGGCAGCTTCCACCGGTGAGTGCGACTGATATTTACCTGATTGACACACCATAAAACATGCTCTATATCTATAACGACTTGCCAATGtcttacatttttgttttgatacaGGTGACGGAGTTTAAACACTCCGAGAACGCAGCAGAAAAACCAGATGAAGTTGTTTAGAAGTTAACGAAAGAGTCTTATCATAAAGAACGATGGACAGGCCACACTTTAATCCATGCCACTGTACGGTGAGAACAGGAGGGGGCGATGAGGAGCACGACGTAGCCAAAGTGAGCAGTACTGCACATCTGTACCTGCACGTCGAGACAATTATGTCTGCAACGAAGAACGTCCCTCACAAACCTTTTTCTTCCAACCTCAATGTACCaccgatttaaaaagggaaaatagtAAATAATGGGCAATGGTTGTCGTCATGCAGCTTGTCTAACACAAATGTCTGTTGTTTAGTGGACTCGTAGTGGGTAGTAACTGTGTCCTTTGGACTTTAGAAGTAACTGACACTTTGTTGGGGTGGTTAAGGAATTGTTTAACATCGTAATAAGGCTCTTCTTGAGTGTTTTCTGTATTTCCTGAGAGGTCCCTCAGCTTTGCAAACATTTAGTTCTCCGTTATTTAATCAGTGCTCTTTGGAGCGCTCCCCATGTGTCACGGTGCCTTAGACCCTCATTTAAATTAACTAGTTCCTTCATCTTCTACTCTTGGAGCCTAAACATTCAGCGTGTCTTCTGTTCGTGGTCAGCAATCTTTGGGCTGTTTTTGTACTAATTAGAGTTTAATCTGCATCATTAGAGACCTTATATGTCAACTAACTAAAAATCTTATTTTAATTACAATTACTGTATCATCTTCCAGTTTCTTTTACCTAATTTAATTTTGCTCAGGtggtttctttttcttacatttgaaacacattttaaaggtGCAGattatatttacaatattttacaCTGTCCGCAAATGGGGTCCAGTTTCTTtggtacatgttttattttgatgaagtaaaaagaaaaaacatgggaATTTTAGGATGTAAAGGTTCCAATTTTGACATGTTCTGTAACTGTTTCCTGCCATTTGGTTATTTGTCCAAGTAAAACGTTgccttcttatttttttaacatgctTTACAAGAGTCTGCGGTGCAATTTCATAATTCAAAGCAGCCTTGCTTTTGGAAATAAAAGCCATTGTTTCTACAGAGAAATTCAGTTTTTCTTTAATCGTTTACTCATCTTACATTTTGACCATGATGTTTAACAAAGGTCTCTATCCAACAAGAACGCAATTGACTGCTGTAACTTGTCTTCTCTCGGATGGCCACTAGATGGAACAAGACACATCTGAATTAAATTGCTAAATCAAAGTTCTCTCTTTCAATCGGTTGACCGttttttaattaactttaaAATCGTACAACTAGCAAAAACATCCACACGGCTAGTTGTGTTTGCTCCAGTATCTCAGTTGGTATTCAGACATAATTATTAAGTTTGTCATTACCCACTTGTACTGACCACCGGGTCAGTACAAGTGGGTAATATTTCTGTTCCAGACAGTTATGCACGCTGTccctgctgtcttgtcttgagaTTACATTGCGTTTATGTAAATCCTTTCCAATGCAGGTTTTGCTGTCATTCAGTTGCAATAATCATCGCAGTACACAAGGCCCTTGTCCTTTTTAAAGACCTACAGTGGAACAATAAGCCGTTGTTTGGGGCAACACTGGTTTGTTATTAAACCAATGCCCCATGTTAACGCTGCTCTACTGACAAGAGTTTACAAATTACGTTCCTCGCCAACACACCTGTGACAACATTTCTATTTTGGAATATGTATTAAGCAGACTCCTGTGCTCCCCTCGTTTAGAAACATAAAGACTAAACATGGTATGAGTCAAAGTATAGGAGGGGGTTTCAGTAGAGGGAGAGGGCCTTGTATACACTTCTTGTAGTCTAGGTGAAGCCAGGCCTTAGGTCAGTTGGCTACCTATATTCAGGTTTCTGGACGGGAGCTGAGGTAGAATCGTCAAGACACGCTGTCAGAATGGCCCCAGGCCTTCACGATAAAAGTGACTACGTTATCAATCAGAAATGAAATACTCTGTAGGTGAACGTTATGACCTGGAAAACATTTGGATACGCATTAAATACAAGCGTATACATCCATTCGGCTTTTAGCTTGAGTCTGCTCAAGAAATGTCGAAAATAGGTGTTGAGAAGTGTTTTACTCTGAAAGACCAGCCGGAAGCGATGCTTTTCAGTTAGGCTAGCTTGTCGGTTGCCAAAGTAGTTAGCCGAGGCGGAAGGAGGAGTCCGGGGCAGTCTGAGGGGGGGCATCATGTAGTTTGTTCTAAACGGACTGTAACTGAAAATATCTACACCTCTGTGTTCCTTCCCTTCGTGTATTCATTGGGAATCACAATCGTAACATCCAACCGACACCATGTTCACGCGCGGGTCTAAAAAGCGACGTTCGAACCGCTCGGTAAGTAACTATGTTTCTGCTATTAACTAATGACTCCCGCAACTTATTGAACTCCTTCGCTAACCTGTTATGCCCTCTACGTTGGTCAAAAAAGTATACTTTAGGATTCATTTCGCTTAGTTGGACAGCCTTCAGGTTGATTTTAAGTCTTAAGTCCAGCACTGAAAAAGCGCTCGAGCGGAACTTTgtccacctccacctggacGTCGTTGTCGGTGGCCTGCACGTTTTTCCCCGGTAATAACGAGTACGTCCCCCTCCTTCCCGACACTTACAGTAAGTTATATTGTGCCTTTTCCATTGCAACTATGTGCCAGAAAGTCCGTTCTTGTAGGGTTTTTAATCGTTTCGTGTGCCCCACTCGTGTGAGTCAGGAGGGGTCCGATGACGTCATAGCTTCTCACCTGAGCAGGTTACTGTAACCTGAACGTGTATGTAACCCTTGTCAggttttcattacaacaacataCGCGGTTAGTTTATGTGCCCAAAGCCCATACGGTCTGCTTACTAACCAAATGAAGCTTGTTTTCGGACCAGACTTAACAGCTGTGTGGCCAGAAACATCTGGCTGTGCAGCACACTTGGATTTAATCCAGACAGCTGTGAATCCAACTCACACACTACTTGCTGTAGAAAATCTTCCATTTATAGCACTAGTTTTAGCTAACCAGACCTACAATCCTTTCCTCCTTTTAACTCTGTGTTTATAAATCTGTATAAACAAGTATTAGTATTTAACAGcactattcaaatattttaccTGGATAAAAGTAGTACCACACTGTGTAGAAACTCATTTGAAAGTATTGCAAATTCAAAATGTTACATTATCAAAGCAGTTGCAACCAAATATTTCTAAAAGTAGTCATTATGCAGAATGGTCagaaaaataatacaataatttgTATTATTGCACTATAATTATTGATGCATCTATATGTTTATGACTGCGCGATACTAAAGTACAGTACTCGAGTCAATTGTGTGTAAAGAGTTTTTTTCACCACTTTATTTAGGCCTGGATCTTGTGATAAATTACTTTACGGGGCTTTAACATTAAACACTCAGGACCCGGTGTCCCTCCCAACTTGTACTGTGAAAACAGTCAAATATTCATGAATACCATCAATATTTTATGTTCCAACACTCAATTACATCGCCACTCAAAGAGAGTTTGGAATCATGTTTCAACACAGATGTCAGTGTGCAAAGTACTTCCGTATAAGTTTTTTGACAAGTTTTAAGAATTTCTTATGGAATGTAATTTTGTGTATTATTATGAACGAAATAACCAATGAATGTCAGTAACCAGTTTTTATCTCAGACCTTATTTGGATTTAAATATAATCATTATCGTACAGCAGCAATAATTATAGCGTAAAACTATCTTGTCAACATCATGTACGTTGAAACACTTGTTTTTGCCAATGAATGATAAAATAGATTTCTGATTGCTGTCACAACCCTCTGGccacagtaaaacaaatgtagCACGATGAAAAACTCACAACGATCACAAAAGCTTGACCCTCTGAGTGACACTTGTAAACCTCCACTCgttaaacattgtttttccgAGGCAGCCTGAAGCAGCGGCGCATAAGTGTAACATGAAGTGCTCTCGAGAGGGGCTGTCTGTTTGATACCGGCCAGTGAGCACAGGGGCTTCTAAggcccctgacctctgaccttttctgTTAATGTTTAACCCCCAAAACATCGAAGAGAGGAGCGAAACTTGTATTACAACCATTGTCTTCTGCCCTTCAGCTCCCGTCTGATGGAGGACACTCACATGTATTGTGTCCTAACAACATCATTTTGTAGTAGATGTTGGTAAAGGCCTCTGATGGACAAACATGTTTGGACTTTCAGTTCTCTGGTTACTTGGTAGCGATCTCAAGCAGACCGCGGCAGGTCGGCGTGAGATCAAACCTCTCAAACCCACTTAGCGAACGCTGAGGAGCTGATATGAAAAGTCTGACGCCGGCCTAAGTGCGAG
It encodes:
- the LOC120828775 gene encoding synaptophysin gives rise to the protein MDVVNQLVAQGQFTVLKQPLGFIKILQWIFAIFAFSTCGSYSGMFKMSVECKNRTESDLGIEVEFEYPFRLHQVYFDSPTCKGANKERLFLVGDYSSSAEFFVTIAVFSFLYSMAALSVYCFILEKYRENCKGAQIDFVVSAVFAFMWLVSSCAWAKGLSDVKTATDPEKVITLITACDEPENRCREVHDPKVSGLNTSVAFGFINLILWIGNLWFVFKETGWMAALSGTYVPSQEKPPAPDSFAQGGYAQQDPYAGSQGGYQPEYGQQGGYTEEGGYSQGYEQQPTSFSNQM
- the plp2b gene encoding proteolipid protein 2b, yielding MADTTAPSAGASCLERLKNYVKTPKGFILSAEILISFIIIICYGASHTGGYSSVAICEMIFAMVFFGIFMMGMDKQFLLVNWLWSDLFRAGIGAVLYLIVSLINVIGGAGDGARIAGGVFGLIAGLLFAYDTYTIYMEVKSTRQHTAASTGDGV